One genomic region from Terasakiella sp. SH-1 encodes:
- a CDS encoding peptidoglycan DD-metalloendopeptidase family protein — translation MRRNKLFHHVLLFGALLIWGAPEPVFAQSQQDELKQVEKDIQAEKDKSNQLKSRSENLKEEVSALRAELIALSQSVQKREATVTRLEDSLTTLAQEEKQARLALEERHGQSVETLMALQRLALNPPEAIIALPQPPADMVRSAILLRSIVPQIQEQAIVLRREVELYKKKRAQLISQQKTLKRASVNLEDERTRLNVLIAEKKALSKRFLTKSRQSQQRVVSLSKKAKSLRSLLEKLKKEQAAEAKRQRQEPRPTIEHGDEIVLGKPPSGKPIDKARGQLSRPVTGPIVMNFGQKEKLGGKHKGISIKTRRGAQVVATYDGQIAFAGPFRGYKQLLIIDHGGGYHTLLTGMDRIDVSVGQWLLSGEPVGVMSSSRSKKANLYFELRKNGAPINPSPWMRRQNARAQG, via the coding sequence GTGCGGCGCAATAAGCTTTTTCATCATGTTCTTCTGTTTGGCGCACTTCTGATCTGGGGTGCGCCAGAACCTGTGTTTGCACAAAGCCAGCAGGATGAACTCAAACAAGTTGAAAAAGATATTCAGGCTGAAAAAGATAAAAGCAACCAACTGAAATCCCGCTCAGAAAACCTCAAGGAAGAAGTGTCTGCCTTACGTGCTGAACTGATTGCCTTGTCTCAGTCCGTGCAAAAACGCGAAGCCACAGTCACGCGTTTGGAAGATTCGCTGACCACCTTGGCACAGGAAGAAAAGCAGGCACGTCTGGCCTTGGAAGAACGTCACGGACAATCGGTGGAAACCTTAATGGCCTTGCAACGTCTGGCGTTAAACCCGCCGGAAGCGATTATTGCCTTGCCCCAGCCGCCCGCTGATATGGTGCGCAGTGCGATTTTGTTGCGCTCTATCGTGCCCCAAATTCAGGAACAGGCAATAGTGTTGCGCCGTGAGGTTGAACTTTACAAAAAAAAGCGGGCCCAACTGATCAGCCAGCAGAAAACGTTAAAGCGGGCGAGCGTGAATTTGGAAGATGAGCGCACGCGCCTGAATGTGTTAATTGCAGAAAAGAAAGCGCTCAGTAAACGTTTTCTCACCAAAAGCCGTCAGTCCCAACAACGGGTGGTGAGCTTGAGTAAAAAGGCAAAATCCCTGCGTAGCCTTTTGGAAAAACTCAAAAAAGAACAAGCTGCTGAGGCCAAACGCCAACGCCAAGAACCACGACCGACAATTGAACATGGGGATGAAATTGTATTGGGCAAGCCGCCTAGTGGAAAACCGATTGACAAGGCCAGAGGGCAATTGTCTCGTCCAGTGACCGGGCCGATTGTCATGAATTTTGGTCAAAAGGAAAAACTGGGTGGAAAACATAAAGGCATCAGCATCAAAACCCGGCGTGGTGCACAGGTTGTGGCGACCTATGATGGACAAATTGCCTTTGCAGGACCATTTAGAGGGTATAAACAACTCTTAATCATTGATCATGGCGGTGGATATCATACACTACTGACAGGGATGGATCGTATTGATGTATCTGTGGGACAATGGCTTTTAAGCGGTGAGCCGGTTGGGGTGATGTCGTCCAGCAGATCCAAGAAGGCGAATCTCTATTTTGAACTGCGCAAAAACGGCGCACCAATTAATCCGTCGCCTTGGATGAGGCGACAAAACGCAAGGGCGCAAGGATGA
- the gpmI gene encoding 2,3-bisphosphoglycerate-independent phosphoglycerate mutase, whose protein sequence is MTTSLTPRPTVLCILDGWGERSDQNDNAIAIANTPTWDRLYQDCPTTRLDASAEKVGLPRGQMGNSEVGHMNLGAGRVVMQNLPRIDKAVADNALGDTQAVQDVISTLKANGGTCHLMGLLSPGGVHSSQDHMVALAKTLDEQGVNVHIHAFLDGRDTPPSSAKEFVSKFEEDITALAHVSIATVSGRFYAMDRDERWDRVSKAYDVMTSADGLQADSALQAIVQSYEKGETDEFVLPTAVAGYAGMQDGDAILMANFRADRARELLAALADPAFDGFERSKVVSFAEKTGMVEYSSHHNTFMKALFPAQKLNNILGQVIAEAGLKQLRIAETEKYAHVTFFLNGGEEQVFEGEDRILIPSPKVATYDLQPEMSAPELTDKLVAAIEADKYDLIVVNYANGDMVGHTGVLDAAVQAAQTVDDCLARVESALKKTGGTMLITADHGNAEMMKDETTGQAHTAHTLNPVPVILVNAPAEVATLNHGTLADVAPTILQLMGLGQPAEMSGQTLIKDIGVSAAQ, encoded by the coding sequence ATGACAACATCCCTTACACCGCGCCCTACCGTTCTTTGTATCCTTGATGGTTGGGGGGAACGTTCAGATCAGAACGACAATGCCATTGCGATTGCCAATACACCGACATGGGATCGCCTGTACCAGGACTGTCCGACAACACGCCTTGATGCATCTGCTGAAAAAGTGGGCTTGCCAAGGGGCCAAATGGGAAATTCCGAAGTCGGCCATATGAATTTGGGCGCAGGCCGTGTCGTCATGCAAAACCTGCCGCGCATTGATAAGGCTGTGGCGGATAATGCCTTGGGGGACACACAGGCTGTTCAAGATGTGATTTCCACATTGAAAGCCAATGGCGGGACCTGTCATCTGATGGGATTGCTGTCACCGGGAGGTGTGCATTCTTCTCAGGATCATATGGTTGCCTTGGCAAAAACACTGGATGAGCAAGGGGTGAACGTTCATATCCATGCTTTTCTGGATGGGCGTGATACCCCGCCAAGCAGTGCCAAAGAATTTGTGAGCAAATTTGAAGAAGATATCACTGCCCTTGCGCATGTGAGTATCGCAACGGTTTCGGGACGTTTTTATGCGATGGACCGGGATGAACGCTGGGATCGTGTTTCCAAGGCATATGATGTCATGACTTCCGCCGATGGGTTGCAGGCTGACAGTGCGCTACAAGCGATCGTTCAATCTTATGAAAAAGGTGAAACGGACGAATTTGTTTTGCCCACTGCCGTTGCTGGTTATGCCGGGATGCAGGATGGCGATGCGATTTTGATGGCAAATTTCCGCGCAGATCGGGCACGGGAACTTCTTGCGGCCTTGGCCGACCCGGCATTTGATGGGTTTGAACGTTCCAAGGTGGTGTCTTTTGCGGAAAAAACAGGGATGGTGGAATATTCTTCACACCATAACACCTTTATGAAGGCGCTTTTCCCTGCGCAAAAGCTCAATAACATTTTGGGGCAAGTGATTGCTGAGGCTGGCCTGAAACAGTTGCGTATTGCCGAAACGGAAAAATACGCCCATGTGACGTTTTTCCTTAATGGCGGGGAAGAACAGGTGTTTGAAGGCGAAGACCGTATTTTGATCCCATCGCCCAAAGTCGCCACCTATGACCTGCAACCAGAAATGTCGGCACCGGAACTGACTGACAAGCTGGTGGCCGCGATTGAAGCAGACAAATATGACCTGATTGTAGTAAATTATGCCAATGGCGATATGGTGGGGCATACGGGGGTTCTTGATGCAGCTGTTCAGGCTGCGCAAACCGTGGATGATTGTCTGGCTCGTGTGGAAAGCGCCTTGAAAAAGACGGGTGGCACCATGTTGATCACGGCTGATCATGGCAATGCGGAAATGATGAAGGATGAAACCACAGGTCAGGCCCATACCGCCCATACCTTGAATCCGGTTCCTGTAATTTTGGTCAATGCTCCTGCTGAGGTGGCGACTTTGAATCATGGCACATTGGCCGATGTGGCCCCGACAATCTTGCAGTTGATGGGACTGGGGCAACCTGCGGAAATGAGTGGTCAAACCTTGATTAAGGATATCGGTGTCAGTGCGGCGCAATAA
- a CDS encoding chemotaxis protein — MQDTVSSYAMEAAGQQAAQYQQELFGQCRNTFEAFQGLGDVAEDMRILSLNAELAAGRAGTYGVSIRALTQYTRELVNRLEQINLEMQKVESFGAGEEASDAAEQVESAIEENAEAVAAVEEETTIDDIASALQKFANDNGGVKYLNEQAKRIAEVVSQSNSIATNMAIEAATAGQYEETFTNVANDMRGFVDTLKNMVTRAQDSIEKAFRAEKSLKEIEASGR; from the coding sequence ATGCAAGATACTGTCAGCTCATATGCAATGGAGGCCGCAGGCCAACAGGCAGCGCAATACCAACAGGAACTCTTCGGTCAGTGCCGCAATACTTTTGAAGCCTTTCAAGGGCTGGGCGATGTTGCAGAAGATATGCGAATCTTGTCACTGAATGCGGAATTGGCAGCAGGGCGTGCAGGGACGTATGGTGTTTCCATCCGTGCCTTGACACAATATACGCGTGAGCTTGTGAACCGTTTGGAACAGATCAACCTGGAAATGCAAAAAGTCGAATCTTTTGGCGCTGGGGAAGAAGCCTCCGATGCTGCTGAACAGGTTGAAAGCGCTATTGAAGAAAACGCAGAAGCCGTTGCTGCTGTTGAAGAAGAAACAACAATTGATGATATTGCATCTGCCTTGCAGAAATTTGCCAATGACAATGGCGGCGTGAAATACCTCAACGAACAGGCAAAACGTATTGCCGAGGTTGTTTCCCAGTCGAACTCCATCGCGACAAACATGGCGATTGAAGCGGCAACTGCGGGCCAGTATGAAGAAACCTTCACGAACGTAGCAAACGATATGCGCGGGTTTGTGGACACCTTGAAAAATATGGTGACACGTGCGCAAGATTCGATTGAAAAAGCGTTTCGTGCAGAAAAAAGCTTGAAGGAAATTGAGGCATCCGGTCGTTAA
- the rlmH gene encoding 23S rRNA (pseudouridine(1915)-N(3))-methyltransferase RlmH has product MRTHIIAMGKWKKGPEKSLFETYGARMRPAPSLKELELRKKLSGQELKQAEAELLLNAVPTGAVIVALDERGKTLSSREFATKIENWQDQGRGDIVFIIGGADGLDESVRSRADLLISFGAMTWPHMLVRPMLAEQLFRASAILSGHPYHRD; this is encoded by the coding sequence ATCCGTACCCATATCATTGCCATGGGCAAATGGAAAAAAGGGCCGGAGAAAAGCCTGTTTGAGACTTATGGTGCCCGCATGCGTCCTGCACCGAGCTTGAAAGAGCTGGAATTACGCAAAAAATTATCGGGTCAGGAACTGAAACAGGCCGAGGCTGAACTGCTTTTAAACGCTGTTCCTACAGGGGCAGTTATTGTTGCACTGGATGAGCGAGGCAAAACACTGAGCAGTCGTGAGTTTGCCACAAAAATCGAAAACTGGCAGGATCAGGGACGCGGAGATATCGTCTTTATTATCGGTGGGGCCGATGGTCTGGATGAATCGGTACGCAGCCGTGCTGATTTATTGATCAGTTTTGGTGCCATGACCTGGCCGCACATGCTGGTGCGTCCCATGTTGGCCGAACAATTGTTCCGTGCATCGGCGATTCTGTCGGGCCACCCCTATCATCGCGATTGA
- the rsfS gene encoding ribosome silencing factor has protein sequence MDLAVTSLDDDKAKDIITIDLAGKSSIADHLVIASGTSQRQVVAMADHLMEKLKAQGLKGLFAEGKEQGDWVVIDAFDVIIHLFRPEVRDFYNLEKMWNAQLPESGATAENSEHIG, from the coding sequence TTGGATCTGGCTGTCACTTCACTTGACGACGATAAGGCCAAAGATATTATCACGATTGATCTGGCTGGAAAATCAAGCATTGCGGATCATCTGGTGATTGCGTCCGGTACTTCACAGCGCCAAGTGGTCGCCATGGCTGACCATTTGATGGAAAAGCTGAAAGCCCAAGGGCTCAAGGGCCTGTTTGCCGAAGGTAAGGAACAAGGTGACTGGGTGGTAATTGATGCTTTTGATGTGATCATTCATCTTTTCCGCCCGGAAGTACGCGATTTCTACAATCTTGAAAAAATGTGGAACGCACAATTGCCAGAAAGTGGCGCAACGGCTGAAAATTCTGAACATATCGGCTAA
- a CDS encoding nicotinate-nucleotide adenylyltransferase — MRLPSFGHHTKMTVGLLGGSFNPAHAGHVYISEVALKKMGLDQVWWLVSPQNPLKPTKGMAPLGQRVASAKKVVRNPKIQITTLETKLNTRYTADTLKALQRRYPNIRFVWIMGADNLATFHRWKDWEAIFASCRIVVFHRPTYALNALTSKTAQRFSQHRLPQRQASVLKYKKPPAWVFLPIRGMAISATEIRNQMKD, encoded by the coding sequence ATGCGCCTTCCTTCTTTTGGACATCATACGAAAATGACAGTTGGTCTGTTGGGTGGGTCGTTTAATCCCGCCCATGCAGGCCATGTCTATATTTCAGAAGTTGCCTTGAAAAAAATGGGGCTGGATCAGGTCTGGTGGCTGGTCAGTCCGCAAAACCCGCTGAAACCAACCAAAGGTATGGCACCACTGGGCCAAAGGGTGGCGTCGGCGAAAAAAGTGGTGCGCAATCCAAAGATTCAGATCACAACACTTGAAACCAAGCTCAACACCCGTTATACCGCCGACACGCTCAAGGCATTGCAGCGACGCTACCCCAACATCCGTTTTGTCTGGATCATGGGGGCGGACAATCTGGCGACATTTCATCGCTGGAAAGACTGGGAGGCGATTTTTGCCAGCTGTCGAATTGTGGTGTTTCATCGCCCGACCTATGCCTTGAATGCGTTGACGTCGAAAACGGCACAACGGTTTTCACAACATAGACTGCCCCAAAGACAGGCATCTGTGTTAAAATATAAAAAACCGCCAGCCTGGGTGTTTCTACCCATTCGCGGAATGGCGATTTCGGCAACTGAGATACGAAACCAAATGAAGGACTAG
- a CDS encoding glutamate-5-semialdehyde dehydrogenase encodes MRISAMSAQDITAMMAELGTQAKAAALELSIAPTTQKNDVLLKGAALLRANAPKIKEANAKDMAAGEEKGLAASMLDRLMLDDARIESMAKGLEDIAELTDPVGEVMSQWDRPNGLNISRVRVPLGVIGIIYESRPNVTADAGALSLKSGNVAILRGGSESFHSSHAIMDCLTEALEQAGLPKTCIQMIPTTDRAAVGEMLTMSDTIDVIVPRGGKGLIERITRESKIPLFKHLDGICHIYVDATSDVEKARKVIVNGKMRRTGICGATETVLINRAVLETQASTIITDLMDAGCEVRGDEAIQALDDRVVRATQEDWGMEYLDAIVSVKVVDSLSEAVGHINTYGSHHTDCIITEDSTAAEDFLNQVDSAICVLNASTQFADGGEFGMGAEIGISTGKMHARGPVGVEQLTSFKYKVRGDGHCRP; translated from the coding sequence ATGAGGATTAGTGCAATGAGCGCGCAAGATATTACAGCGATGATGGCAGAACTCGGGACGCAGGCAAAGGCCGCTGCGTTGGAATTGTCCATCGCCCCAACGACGCAAAAAAATGATGTCCTTTTAAAAGGAGCTGCTTTGCTGCGCGCCAATGCCCCAAAAATCAAAGAAGCCAATGCCAAGGATATGGCCGCAGGCGAAGAAAAAGGTCTGGCGGCTTCCATGCTGGATCGTTTGATGTTGGATGATGCGCGTATCGAGTCTATGGCGAAAGGCTTGGAAGATATTGCTGAGCTGACTGACCCTGTTGGTGAGGTCATGTCGCAATGGGATCGCCCTAACGGTTTGAATATTTCACGTGTGCGTGTCCCCCTTGGTGTTATCGGCATTATTTACGAATCGCGCCCCAATGTAACGGCAGATGCCGGGGCTTTGAGCCTGAAATCCGGTAATGTAGCGATTTTGCGCGGCGGTTCTGAAAGCTTCCATTCCAGCCATGCGATTATGGATTGCCTAACCGAAGCGTTGGAACAAGCTGGCCTGCCCAAAACCTGTATTCAGATGATTCCGACCACGGACCGGGCTGCTGTTGGTGAAATGCTAACCATGTCTGACACCATTGATGTGATTGTGCCGCGCGGTGGCAAAGGTTTGATTGAGCGTATTACGCGGGAATCAAAAATTCCGCTCTTTAAGCACTTGGATGGCATTTGCCATATTTATGTAGATGCGACTTCTGATGTGGAAAAAGCGCGCAAGGTAATTGTGAATGGTAAAATGCGCCGCACCGGAATTTGCGGGGCAACAGAAACCGTTTTGATCAACCGTGCTGTGCTGGAAACACAAGCATCTACAATCATTACTGATTTGATGGATGCGGGCTGTGAAGTGCGTGGTGATGAGGCTATTCAAGCCCTTGATGATCGTGTGGTTCGCGCTACGCAAGAAGATTGGGGCATGGAATATCTGGATGCCATCGTCTCTGTTAAAGTCGTCGATAGCCTTAGTGAGGCTGTAGGTCATATCAATACATACGGGTCACACCATACCGATTGTATTATCACTGAAGACAGTACAGCAGCTGAGGATTTCCTCAATCAGGTGGATAGTGCAATTTGCGTTTTGAATGCCTCGACCCAGTTTGCCGATGGCGGTGAATTTGGCATGGGGGCTGAGATCGGTATTTCCACAGGTAAGATGCACGCCCGTGGCCCTGTGGGTGTAGAACAACTCACCAGCTTTAAATATAAAGTGCGCGGTGATGGTCACTGCCGTCCGTAA
- a CDS encoding MFS transporter, translating into MSKNEYTYHWAKDRNQVFLLSATQALIMSANGLIMTMTALTGTYLAPEPAMGTLPLAIQFLGMMAATIPASLLMGKIGRKAGFTIGLVIGILSSALTTYAIFQGNFWLFAVGSFGLGIINAFGQYLRFAATELVEPQHRPQAISYVMAGGIIAAFLGPWLATQTKDYFEPVLFAGGFATLSLLYIAAIAVVLVVRFRKDIPHEDQHGPARPLKEIAKQPTFITAVLSGAIGYGVMSFVMTATPLAIVGCGFEFKDAAFVIQWHVVGMYLPSFFTGKLIKRFGVLPIILIGTLLNILCMAFALNGIELMNFWLALVALGVGWNFMFIGGSSLLTQCYRETERSKIQAVNDFTVFGTVALGSFSSGAIQNALGWEWVNMVIGAPLIIALGVIIWMHFIQKDQKTV; encoded by the coding sequence ATGAGCAAGAACGAATATACATATCACTGGGCAAAAGACCGCAACCAGGTCTTTTTGCTATCGGCAACCCAGGCCCTGATCATGAGTGCCAATGGGCTGATCATGACCATGACGGCCTTAACAGGCACCTATCTCGCCCCGGAACCCGCCATGGGCACCTTACCACTGGCCATTCAGTTTTTAGGGATGATGGCAGCGACAATTCCCGCCTCTTTACTGATGGGCAAGATCGGGCGCAAAGCCGGCTTCACCATTGGGCTCGTGATCGGTATTCTTTCCTCAGCCCTGACCACTTATGCCATTTTCCAAGGTAACTTCTGGCTGTTTGCAGTAGGCAGTTTTGGTTTAGGCATCATCAATGCCTTTGGGCAATATTTACGTTTTGCCGCAACCGAATTGGTTGAACCCCAACACCGTCCACAAGCCATTTCCTATGTCATGGCGGGCGGTATTATTGCCGCTTTTCTTGGCCCTTGGCTGGCAACCCAAACCAAAGACTATTTTGAACCCGTGCTTTTTGCCGGTGGTTTTGCCACCCTGTCCCTGCTCTATATCGCAGCGATTGCTGTGGTTTTGGTTGTTCGTTTCAGAAAAGACATTCCCCATGAAGACCAGCATGGTCCAGCACGCCCGTTAAAAGAGATTGCCAAGCAACCAACCTTTATCACCGCTGTCTTATCTGGTGCGATCGGCTATGGTGTCATGAGTTTTGTGATGACAGCCACCCCACTGGCGATTGTGGGATGCGGATTTGAATTCAAGGATGCTGCCTTTGTCATTCAGTGGCATGTGGTGGGCATGTATCTACCAAGTTTCTTTACCGGAAAATTGATTAAGCGATTCGGCGTTTTACCGATTATCCTGATCGGCACCTTGCTCAATATCCTGTGTATGGCCTTTGCCCTGAATGGGATTGAATTGATGAATTTCTGGCTGGCCCTTGTCGCCTTGGGTGTAGGGTGGAATTTTATGTTCATCGGTGGCTCCAGCCTTCTGACCCAATGCTACCGGGAAACAGAGCGTTCAAAAATTCAAGCTGTGAATGATTTCACTGTTTTTGGCACCGTTGCACTGGGCAGTTTTTCCAGTGGTGCCATTCAAAATGCGCTGGGCTGGGAATGGGTGAATATGGTCATCGGTGCCCCCCTTATCATCGCCTTAGGGGTAATTATCTGGATGCATTTCATACAAAAGGACCAAAAAACAGTTTAA
- a CDS encoding transporter substrate-binding domain-containing protein codes for MKQSTLTLFIAILAFSPFVGKALYGAENEPEISYCEFHITHQFAVEVVKEAYQRIGLKPSFTARPCRRSIIEANAGTYSGEVARIQGTNKKYENLIALDYPAIDIQGIVITKNIKRNIQTWDDLKGLEISIVRGELYAEKGTAAYQVHVANSYDQLLKLVLNERVDVGIVIRRDWELAMQSPFFKGASIHMIGQPLFKAQLYHHLHKDYTHVRASLNHTFKEMIATGALEKIHQRTMDSLTRK; via the coding sequence ATGAAGCAATCAACCCTCACCCTCTTTATTGCGATCTTGGCCTTTTCCCCTTTTGTAGGGAAAGCGTTATATGGGGCAGAAAATGAACCGGAAATTTCTTATTGCGAGTTCCATATCACCCATCAATTCGCTGTTGAAGTTGTCAAAGAAGCCTACCAGCGCATTGGCCTGAAACCTTCTTTTACAGCCCGCCCCTGTCGTCGTTCTATCATTGAAGCCAATGCCGGAACCTACAGTGGTGAGGTCGCTCGCATTCAAGGAACCAACAAAAAATACGAGAACCTGATTGCGCTGGATTATCCCGCCATTGATATTCAAGGGATTGTCATTACAAAAAACATCAAACGCAACATTCAAACATGGGATGACTTAAAGGGGCTGGAAATTTCAATTGTACGAGGTGAACTTTATGCTGAAAAAGGCACGGCGGCCTATCAGGTTCATGTGGCCAATTCCTATGACCAGCTTTTAAAGCTTGTGTTAAATGAGCGCGTGGATGTGGGCATTGTGATTAGGCGTGATTGGGAGTTGGCTATGCAATCTCCCTTTTTTAAAGGCGCCTCGATCCATATGATTGGTCAGCCACTCTTTAAAGCCCAGCTGTATCACCATCTTCATAAAGACTATACCCATGTCCGGGCATCCTTAAATCACACCTTCAAGGAAATGATTGCAACAGGTGCCCTTGAAAAAATCCACCAACGCACGATGGACAGCCTCACCAGAAAATAA
- a CDS encoding glycosyltransferase, which produces MIDISYVITVYNKAAYMEPMLNGLERQSGDFSREYIFVDDGSTDNSVDLIRERTKGWENVRIIQQENGGISVATNTGGFAAQGEFIKIVDADDVLTHYASRRMLEMMREHELDHLSAKWVLSDDVEADALKQDDDSGHVTIITDPLREFIKRGMAGSTSTMVRTSTFKEMGGADPEVFVQDVSIPLRVAARGKMASTDLLAVIGPRDVDGRMMGAHPTMVYTMSANMYHFLRDHPDVSVDLQRLAFKRCAGRAWKWAKREQGKGVLSKDFYLYLMAQLPIWSQTAPWIKETLHTWDKEEIRHPPKRG; this is translated from the coding sequence ATGATTGATATCTCCTACGTCATTACCGTTTATAACAAAGCGGCTTATATGGAGCCGATGCTGAATGGGCTGGAGCGCCAAAGCGGGGATTTTTCACGCGAATATATTTTCGTCGATGATGGGTCTACAGATAATTCCGTCGATTTGATCCGCGAACGCACCAAAGGCTGGGAGAATGTACGTATTATCCAGCAGGAAAATGGCGGCATTAGTGTCGCAACCAACACAGGTGGTTTTGCGGCCCAAGGGGAGTTCATTAAAATCGTCGATGCCGATGATGTACTGACCCATTATGCCAGCCGCCGTATGCTGGAGATGATGCGTGAACATGAGCTGGATCATCTTTCTGCCAAATGGGTGTTGAGTGATGATGTAGAAGCGGACGCGTTAAAACAGGATGATGACAGCGGTCATGTCACGATCATTACTGATCCGTTGCGTGAGTTTATTAAACGCGGTATGGCGGGCTCAACATCCACTATGGTGCGCACCTCAACCTTTAAGGAAATGGGCGGGGCGGACCCGGAAGTCTTTGTTCAGGATGTTTCCATTCCCCTGCGTGTGGCTGCACGGGGCAAAATGGCCTCAACAGATCTATTGGCCGTGATTGGGCCACGCGATGTGGATGGTCGCATGATGGGGGCGCACCCCACTATGGTCTATACCATGAGTGCCAATATGTATCATTTCTTGCGCGATCATCCGGATGTGTCAGTGGACTTGCAGCGTCTTGCCTTTAAGCGATGTGCGGGCCGCGCATGGAAATGGGCAAAGCGTGAACAGGGCAAGGGGGTTTTGTCGAAAGATTTTTATCTTTATCTCATGGCGCAACTCCCCATTTGGTCCCAGACAGCCCCCTGGATCAAGGAAACCCTTCATACATGGGATAAAGAAGAAATCCGCCATCCGCCCAAACGGGGGTGA
- the proB gene encoding glutamate 5-kinase translates to MGDLFKSTKVTDAKRIVIKIGSALLVDEKHGTVHRKWLETLAKDIATAKARGQEVVIVTSGAIAVGRRHLDLPKGSLRLDEKQAAAACGNIRLAHAYQEVLGHHQMSVAQILVTLEDSENRRRYINARNTIETLLKVGAVPLINENDSIATDEIRFGDNDRLAARVAAMISADTLVLFSDIDGLYTADPSKDKNAEFIDVVEAFISPSIEAMAGGSASDFGSGGMMTKIAAAKIALNAGCRMVITKGNPLHPLKALEDGAKCTWFLPDATPKKARKQWISGSLKPMGEVIVDAGAITALKTEKSSLLPIGVKEVIGDFMRGEAVIVKGPEGEEIGRGLIAYGSEDARKIVGLKSSEIKEKLGYMGRDEMIHRDHLVVEL, encoded by the coding sequence ATGGGCGATCTTTTTAAAAGTACAAAAGTTACGGATGCCAAGCGCATTGTCATCAAAATTGGCTCTGCTCTTTTGGTGGATGAAAAGCACGGCACCGTCCACCGTAAATGGCTGGAAACTTTAGCCAAAGATATCGCAACAGCCAAAGCCCGTGGTCAGGAAGTGGTGATTGTGACGTCCGGGGCAATTGCGGTGGGGCGTCGCCATCTGGATTTGCCCAAAGGCAGTTTGCGCCTTGATGAAAAACAGGCCGCAGCGGCTTGCGGCAATATCCGTCTGGCCCATGCCTATCAGGAAGTGCTTGGTCATCACCAGATGTCGGTTGCGCAAATTCTGGTAACACTGGAAGACAGTGAAAATCGCCGTCGCTACATCAATGCACGCAATACTATTGAGACTCTGCTTAAGGTGGGGGCTGTGCCGCTGATCAATGAAAATGATTCCATCGCAACGGATGAAATCCGTTTTGGCGATAATGATCGGCTGGCTGCGCGGGTTGCAGCGATGATCAGTGCTGATACGCTTGTTCTTTTTTCAGATATTGATGGGCTTTATACCGCTGATCCTTCAAAAGATAAAAATGCTGAATTTATTGATGTGGTGGAAGCTTTTATTTCTCCGTCCATTGAAGCAATGGCGGGCGGGTCGGCCAGTGATTTTGGCTCAGGCGGGATGATGACCAAGATTGCGGCTGCCAAGATTGCCTTAAATGCCGGATGTCGGATGGTCATCACAAAGGGGAACCCTTTACACCCCTTGAAAGCTTTGGAAGATGGGGCGAAATGTACGTGGTTCCTGCCCGATGCAACGCCGAAAAAAGCGCGCAAGCAATGGATTTCCGGTAGCTTGAAACCGATGGGGGAAGTGATTGTCGATGCCGGTGCCATCACAGCACTTAAGACTGAAAAAAGCAGTCTTCTACCCATTGGCGTCAAAGAGGTCATTGGTGACTTTATGCGCGGGGAAGCGGTCATAGTAAAAGGACCAGAAGGCGAAGAAATTGGCCGTGGCCTGATTGCTTATGGGTCAGAAGATGCCCGCAAAATCGTTGGCCTTAAATCCAGTGAAATTAAAGAGAAACTCGGCTATATGGGCCGAGATGAAATGATCCATCGTGACCATCTGGTGGTAGAGCTATGA